A segment of the Daphnia pulex isolate KAP4 chromosome 10, ASM2113471v1 genome:
ACGTCCTTGAAACAAGTACTAAATCCAGAATACCAAACAGTTGTTAGATTATAATCGACTATAAGCTCACAAAATATATCCCAGTCGTTCAACTAACAGATAAAAGTTAATTGCTGGTCGCCCACTTATCTTAACTATATTATAGCTGGAAGACAAAGAAAGAATGGGCAAAACGAAATTGGGCTGTAGCGGGATCAGATCTACCGCGCTGGTTTGATCACAACGAAATTGCAGAATAAATCGCAGGTAattcaatacaaaaatttgataTGGTGCACAGAATGACAGccttttatatttacaaataGGTAGTGCCATAATCATTGCAAATGTTCAAATCGAATGGTGCCGGTGCCGGCTACACTTACAAATTGTATTTCTATGCCGAAGTCGATTCGCCCAACGGGAGGGATTGGAGGGAATATTCGATGAGAAATGAAGAACTGCAAGTCAAACTTGAGAAACTGCTGGACACATCGGAGAAGATTAAAGAGATTCGGTATTACACTCATCCACTCAACGAGTGGCGAGTATTGGATAGCGTGGCGTATCACGCGTACGTTGTTTTCGAAACGGACAAGTGGTGGTGGTCCATCGAGAAAAACGACACAGGAATCACCATTCAACGTTCGAAGAAAATCGAATTCGTTCGCGATATGTACAATCGAAATGAACGCCAGTCCCGAATCAGCTAcgagaaaacccaaaaaatccaGGACAGGACCATCAAGCAACTCGTTGAATTCATCCGGCGAAGAAATTTTGTTAATGAAAAGTATGATGTTTTAGAAGCAAACTGCCAAGACTTTGCTGACAAGATTTACGACGAGTTCTTTCGTCTCGTCGTCCGTCGGGCTTGATTGGGGGATTTATTGCAGCCTGTCTAATCTATCCCTCCCACAGTTTGAATTTATGTAGATGGTATTACGAGCATTTATTACACAAAGCCCAATGACATCAGAgatgtaaaataaagtaaaattacaGTATATCACAGACGAAAATGTTTACAATTTAATAAGGGCGAACGGCAATAAGATGGATTTACACAAGCCTGATCTCgccataaaaatgtttttggtcgTCGGTTATTTGTTGGTCGAGTTTTTCGACATTCGCCAGTCTGTACGGCAGTTGACGGTTGTGTTGAGTAAAAACTcggtaaaaaattaattgggtGCAATTGGAGATTAGTCTCGAGACAGACTTTGAAACAAAGAATTATACTAGTAGTGAAAGTTACGAACTGCGGTTATCGAATCAAGTAACTGCACAACCGAGCGTGAAACGAGATTAACACCGCCAGCATAAAGGCTATTACAGTAATTTAAGTATACACGTATTGGGTTATTACCCCAGCTTATCTTTTGCCTGAATTGGACGACGATAACGTCATCGGCTAATGCTACACAAAGCCTGCAAAGACTCAACATCATCCAACGGTCACATTTCTATCTCTCCCGCGGTCGTCTTGTGTGTCAAATCAACTTAGACCCTTGAAACTGATAAACTGTATCGAAGGCGTAATTTCCAGGCGAGAATTGTGGACGTGGGCGCGGGCAACAATAAGCGAATCAAGACACATGTCACAGTTTTGCTTACCGTCAGCTGGACAGCAGCGTGATCTACTTAACTGCTCTATTTGGCCGGACAATAATAGGCTGCTGTGGGGATCCATAGGTTTTGAGGTAATTTACAAATCAGGTAAATTTCCACGCACCATCTATTATATAACTGTTATGACTTTTGGCTAAACGACTACTACAACTGTGCCTTATACAGTTCGAGAGAATGGGATCATCAATGAGTTCAATGGGAAGTAACGTTCACCCGCTATTTTACTTCGATCCTGACGTGAGGTGGACACCCGAAAGACCCGACTACTGTTCAACCAAATGGGAACTGCGAGAGAAACTGGACAACCTGGCCGACGCATCCGAAAAGATCAAGGAAGTCAGGTACTACACTCACCCGCTCAACTGGTGGCAAATGTCGAAACATTTTATGCATCACGCGTTCATCGTCCTGGTCACGGACAGCTGGTTCTGGTCCATCGAAAAGGACGAAGGAGGCATCACCATTCAACGATCAAAGCGCCTGGACGATGTTCGCGACCAGTGTCGCAAACACGGCCGTATGACCGGCCTAACCACCGGGATCGCTTTGGCGCATCAAGGCCCCAGCAATGCCACCGTGATCGAACTCCTTAGTTACATGTGGACGCAAAACTGCATGAATTTAGATTACCATTTTTTAGGCAACAACTGCCAGAATTTTGCCAATTTGATTTTCGGGAACTTTGTCTTACCGCCGTTTAACGAAGTGCCAAGGGTCAACATCAAGTTGAACATGTCAGGATCAGGCTGACGAGTTGTTTGTCGTTGTTGATGTATTGTACCACCAACTGTGCATCTCTAGTTGTCCTTCCAGCACGTACTAATATGGTCTGCTAAATAAAAtgcatttgttattttcttgtaaATACAACCGTAGCGATCACGACTCGCAATCGATCGACTCACGAGTACATGAAGTGTCTACCATTTGAACCTCAAAGATTGTAATATTTGGAGGTGACTGATGAATGAAACGATACATTTACaacatttcatatttaggTAGCATATTAATGATTTTCAACATTGGAACCGAAAAGTATATTCTTACCTACTTTCAATGGTGAGAATCTTTGATTAGCTGAACTAAAATCTTGATAATGGCCCTCTGTGTGTGCCATATGACGACACAGAAAAGTAAAACTtatctaaaaagtaaaaagtaattatggATTCGATAAACTCTGAGAAATTCATACAGAGCATATATTGAAAAGGTACCTGTGAAATACAGGAATGGAAAGACTCAATTTTAATTCCCAATCCTATTCCTATAGCAATTAGACGAGAGTCTAAATGTGACGTTTACACAGTTTGTACACGAGTGACAAAACGAAAGTGTAGGCATGCTAAGGAATTTATGATTTCAGATGCAACGCGGTCGTTCAAAGACATCACAAACAAATGATAATTTAGACCCAACATCTGCACTCGCTGGCATTTCAGATGACACCTGGCACGCGTTTTTCTCACGTAACTTGAAAACATACCAAACAAATGCAGACGACACAACATTTTCGTCAATAGACCCCAATAAAATGGCTAATGCTAAACCTCGAAAAGAATATAACTTGTAAAATGTgtacaaattttattattttaaatcgcATCTAGTCGTTAAAAAGGCCTAAACCTAAACCTACTTTACAActtggatttattttgtttacagTCGTCTAAAACGGGCATTGACGTCAACATGGTCAGAtttgttttatctttaaaGAGAACTGAGACTTTGAATATTCGAGGGGTAGGTTTCTAACGGAACGTTAGTTAAACAAGCTCTTGATAAGAGAATTTGACATTTACGTCCCAGGTAATAAAACAAGGCGATGATATCACAGCTCAATTTAGATCCGGATcatgtactactactacgacgCATAATATACCGATACGGGGCTATGGGCTCACAAATCTGTTTGCTTATATACTCatataacttatttttaaatgatgaaGTGCTTTGAAAATTCTGTTTAGGTCCATGTTGTTTGTTGCTTCACATTTGGGCTTTGAACTTCAAGGTGAACCGATATAATCCCCCATATAGGAATAACGGATTATACGTACAATATGATAGcgataataatattaaatcgTTACATTTATTCGGGGATATAAGACTGAATGCGAATGATTTTATTGGTTAAAATATGTATGGCAACTACGTAATACAATTAAACTCAGTTTCAAATGTGATTACAAATTTAATGCACAATCGATTAATTCGTAAATGTTCGAATGACATCAAATTGATTGCCAGCCGGATAAAATTTGATTCGCCCGAGAGCAACACATAATATATAGCCCACAGAAATGCGACATCAACTCATCGTCGGTACCAATAATAATATGATGGcggatttttcaaacaaagtcGTAAAGGATATCGGCAAAATGCTGGTAGCCGTTATTATTGGTTTGGAAATGGATTTCCAAATTGGCGCGGTCCCTCATCCAGAAACGATTGAGCAGTTCGATCACGCTAATGTTGCCGGAAGGCTTTTTGGCCATTTCGATCCCGCTGCCTGCGCCGGCGGCGGAACGGGACTGCCTGCGGCAAAAGTCGCGAACATTTTCGACGCATTTTGACCGCTGGATGGTGACGCCTCGGTCGTCCTTGTCGACCGACCACCACCAGCTGTCCGTTTCCAGGACGATGAACGCGTACCTGGACGACGTTTGCCACGTGTTGAGCGGATGGGTGTAGTACCTGACCTCCTTGATCTTCTCGGTGACGTCGGCCAGGCTTTCGAGTTTGTCACGCAGCTCCGACTTGGTCGAACAGCAATCGGGTCTTCGATGGGGCGAGTCCATGTCAGGATCGAAGTAGAACTGCTGCGGCTGACCGTGACTGTGACTGTAACTGTAACTCTGACCGAATAAACCATGACCGTGACCGTGAACGGAAGTGTGACCGAAACCGGAAGCGTGACTGACACCATTCGACGAGCTCATTGATGAACCCATTCTACCTGTATAATAGATGTCATTAGTCGTTCAGGAAGAAATGgttaacaaataatttcataCCGACCAAATACAATGATGTGAAGTTAAATGTTATGTATATTCAAGCTGTCCTGTTGTCCGGCAACTGGCGCCAAACTCCAACTTTCAAATGGCCTTTTCCCAGTGAGTCGGTCGCTGCCTACGCGCGAGACATTTTCTCGTGCAAATATCCagctaataataatcaagCGTCGCGTTTTATCAGTTCCGAGGATTTCGGCTGACGTGATGTGGCCAGCAAACAGGACGGTGCGCTCGACGACAGGATTATTTAAAAAGCTGCGCTTTTATTGGACGAAATAAATCCACACACAGttacaaaagttaaaaaaaaacaaggatcTCTctgttgttgcgtcatggccttttttagacatttcgaaatgtttgaaattcggGAGAAATGATAAGGCGACTATTTATTTGCCTCTCAACAGCTGTGGACTGCGCAGTTCATCTTCGAAAAGAGATCGCAGCAGTTGCAGCACAGCTCCAAGTAAGTTCATTGAATTaccatcaattatttttcgcttgcatagaaatgaaaaatgtttttcgattgaaatttcattagtcaaaactcaaaaagaaacagcaaAGATGGGttcgtcttcatcttcgtcgtcCAAACAAACCGTCGAACCGGTTAGCGTAGACGATCCAGCGTTGCATTTCGTTCAAGCGA
Coding sequences within it:
- the LOC124204620 gene encoding uncharacterized protein LOC124204620 isoform X1, with translation MSQFCLPSAGQQRDLLNCSIWPDNNRLLWGSIGFEFERMGSSMSSMGSNVHPLFYFDPDVRWTPERPDYCSTKWELREKLDNLADASEKIKEVRYYTHPLNWWQMSKHFMHHAFIVLVTDSWFWSIEKDEGGITIQRSKRLDDVRDQCRKHGRMTGLTTGIALAHQGPSNATVIELLSYMWTQNCMNLDYHFLGNNCQNFANLIFGNFVLPPFNEVPRVNIKLNMSGSG
- the LOC124204620 gene encoding uncharacterized protein LOC124204620 isoform X2 translates to MSQFCLPSAGQQRDLLNCSIWPDNNRLLWGSIGFEFERMGSSMSSMGSNVHPLFYFDPDVRWTPERPDYCSTKWELREKLDNLADASEKIKEVSWFWSIEKDEGGITIQRSKRLDDVRDQCRKHGRMTGLTTGIALAHQGPSNATVIELLSYMWTQNCMNLDYHFLGNNCQNFANLIFGNFVLPPFNEVPRVNIKLNMSGSG
- the LOC124204620 gene encoding uncharacterized protein LOC124204620 isoform X3 — protein: MGSSMSSMGSNVHPLFYFDPDVRWTPERPDYCSTKWELREKLDNLADASEKIKEVRYYTHPLNWWQMSKHFMHHAFIVLVTDSWFWSIEKDEGGITIQRSKRLDDVRDQCRKHGRMTGLTTGIALAHQGPSNATVIELLSYMWTQNCMNLDYHFLGNNCQNFANLIFGNFVLPPFNEVPRVNIKLNMSGSG
- the LOC124204621 gene encoding uncharacterized protein LOC124204621, encoding MGSSMSSSNGVSHASGFGHTSVHGHGHGLFGQSYSYSHSHGQPQQFYFDPDMDSPHRRPDCCSTKSELRDKLESLADVTEKIKEVRYYTHPLNTWQTSSRYAFIVLETDSWWWSVDKDDRGVTIQRSKCVENVRDFCRRQSRSAAGAGSGIEMAKKPSGNISVIELLNRFWMRDRANLEIHFQTNNNGYQHFADILYDFV